Proteins encoded in a region of the Bacillus sp. T3 genome:
- a CDS encoding acetate kinase, translating into MAKIIAINAGSSSLKFQLFEMPSEDVITKGLIERIGLTDSIFNITVNGEKINEVTDIPNHEVAVQLLVNKLTELGIIQSLDEIEGVGHRVVHGGEEFNDSVLITEEVLNKIEALSELAPLHNPANITGIKAFAHVLPNVPAVAVFDTAFHQTMPESSFLYSLPYEYYEKYGIRKYGFHGTSHKYVSERTAELLGRPIENLRLISCHLGNGASIAAIEAGKSIDTSMGFTPLAGVTMGTRSGNIDPALIPYIMEKTGKTADEVLDVLNKKSGMLGVSGFSSDLRDIEIEAEKGNDRAELSLEVFANRIHKYIGSYAARMNGVDAIIFTAGIGENSESIRARVLKGLEFMGVYWDPSLNKVRGTEAFVNYPHSPVKVLIIPTNEEVMIARDVVRLSHVALQPASM; encoded by the coding sequence ATGGCAAAAATTATTGCAATAAATGCGGGAAGTTCATCATTGAAATTCCAATTATTTGAGATGCCTTCTGAAGATGTCATCACAAAAGGTTTAATTGAACGTATAGGTTTAACAGACAGTATTTTTAACATTACCGTTAATGGGGAAAAAATTAATGAAGTTACTGACATTCCAAACCATGAGGTAGCAGTTCAGCTTTTAGTAAACAAGCTAACTGAACTGGGAATCATTCAGTCATTAGATGAAATCGAAGGTGTTGGTCACCGTGTTGTACATGGTGGCGAGGAATTTAATGACTCCGTCCTTATTACGGAAGAAGTATTGAATAAAATTGAAGCTTTATCTGAATTAGCGCCGCTTCATAACCCTGCAAATATTACAGGAATTAAAGCATTTGCTCATGTACTTCCAAATGTTCCAGCTGTTGCGGTTTTTGATACTGCTTTCCATCAAACAATGCCTGAAAGCTCATTCCTATATAGCTTACCTTATGAGTACTATGAAAAATATGGTATCCGAAAATATGGTTTCCATGGTACTTCTCATAAGTATGTTTCAGAGCGGACAGCTGAATTACTTGGTCGTCCAATTGAAAATTTACGTTTAATTTCTTGCCACCTTGGTAATGGTGCTTCTATTGCTGCTATTGAAGCTGGTAAATCGATTGATACTTCAATGGGCTTTACACCGCTAGCAGGTGTGACAATGGGAACTCGTTCAGGGAATATTGACCCTGCGCTTATTCCATATATCATGGAAAAGACAGGCAAAACAGCTGATGAAGTGTTAGATGTTCTCAACAAGAAAAGTGGTATGCTTGGTGTTTCTGGTTTTTCAAGCGACCTTCGTGATATCGAAATTGAAGCAGAAAAAGGAAATGATCGCGCTGAATTATCATTAGAGGTATTTGCTAATCGAATTCACAAGTATATTGGTTCATATGCAGCTCGTATGAATGGCGTTGATGCGATTATCTTTACTGCAGGAATTGGAGAGAATAGTGAATCGATTCGTGCCCGTGTCCTTAAAGGCTTAGAATTCATGGGTGTATATTGGGATCCTTCCTTAAACAAGGTACGTGGAACAGAAGCATTTGTTAACTACCCACACTCACCAGTTAAAGTCTTAATTATTCCAACGAATGAAGAAGTCATGATTGCTCGTGATGTTGTGCGTCTTTCACATGTGGCACTTCAACCGGCAAGCATGTAA
- a CDS encoding DUF2953 domain-containing protein: MSELKWLVIGLIVFLFLLILIIITKLTILVDYHHYKDDDQLDVKIKAWYGLITYKIAVPLIKIDDNSPALVFKEKVQMGEQKEVEKTNKFTAKDFIQGLNDTKQLLTHIISLHKIIRTFLRKVTIKEIQWHSMIGVGDVAATGTLTGALWSVKGGLIGILSNYMRLKEMPIMSITPSFQRPITQTKFQCMIQFRLGYAMLAGIKLVKFWKGGRPNFQSDHLRFLSKDKTNSV, encoded by the coding sequence GTGAGTGAATTGAAATGGTTAGTCATTGGTCTTATCGTATTTTTATTCCTTTTGATCCTAATAATTATTACAAAATTAACCATTTTAGTTGATTATCATCATTACAAAGATGATGATCAGTTGGATGTGAAAATTAAGGCTTGGTATGGTCTTATTACTTATAAAATAGCTGTCCCTCTGATTAAAATTGACGACAATTCACCAGCTCTTGTTTTTAAAGAAAAAGTCCAAATGGGTGAACAAAAAGAGGTAGAGAAAACAAATAAATTTACAGCTAAGGATTTTATCCAAGGACTAAATGATACGAAGCAATTATTAACTCACATTATTTCATTGCATAAAATTATCAGGACATTTCTCCGTAAAGTTACGATTAAGGAAATACAATGGCATTCCATGATTGGTGTCGGTGATGTAGCCGCAACCGGGACTTTGACTGGTGCATTATGGTCCGTTAAAGGTGGATTAATAGGAATTTTAAGCAATTATATGCGTTTAAAGGAAATGCCAATTATGTCGATTACCCCAAGCTTTCAAAGACCTATAACACAGACAAAGTTTCAATGTATGATTCAATTTCGTCTCGGGTATGCTATGTTAGCAGGTATTAAACTAGTGAAATTCTGGAAGGGCGGACGTCCAAATTTCCAGTCAGATCACCTTAGGTTTTTGTCTAAGGACAAAACAAACAGTGTTTAA
- a CDS encoding argininosuccinate synthase, translating to MSKPKLVLAYSGGLDTSVAIKWLMEKGYDVVACCLDVGEGKDLAFIQQKAKDMGAVESYIIDAKEEFAQDFALVALQAQAYYEQKYPLVSALSRPLIAKKLVEIAEKEGAVAVAHGCTGKGNDQVRFEVSFSALNPELEVLAPVREWKWSREEEIEYAKEHNISVPINLDSPYSIDQNLWGRANECGILENPWVAPPEDAYELTVSLEDAPDTPDVVEIGFEKGVPVTLNGESLLLSEIILKLNELAGKHGIGRLDHVENRLVGIKSREVYEIPGALTLLKAHKELEDLTLVKEVAHFKPIISQKIAEVIYNGLWFSPLTDALKAFLTETQKYVTGTVRVKLFKGHAIVEGRKSPYSLYDEALATYTSEDQFDHDAAVGFIKLFGLPTKVQAMEQVKKVTV from the coding sequence ATGAGCAAGCCTAAATTAGTACTAGCATATTCCGGGGGTTTAGATACTTCTGTAGCAATTAAATGGTTAATGGAAAAGGGTTATGATGTTGTTGCGTGCTGCCTAGATGTTGGTGAAGGAAAAGATTTAGCTTTTATTCAACAAAAAGCAAAAGATATGGGTGCAGTTGAATCCTATATTATAGATGCAAAAGAAGAATTTGCACAAGACTTTGCTTTGGTTGCACTACAAGCACAAGCGTATTATGAACAAAAATATCCACTTGTTTCTGCTCTTTCTCGTCCTTTGATCGCCAAAAAACTAGTTGAAATTGCAGAAAAAGAGGGTGCTGTTGCAGTAGCACATGGTTGTACAGGAAAAGGAAATGACCAAGTTCGTTTTGAAGTTTCCTTCTCAGCATTAAATCCTGAATTAGAAGTATTAGCACCAGTACGTGAATGGAAATGGTCTCGTGAGGAAGAAATTGAATATGCAAAGGAACATAATATTTCGGTTCCAATTAACCTTGATAGCCCATACTCAATCGATCAAAACCTTTGGGGAAGAGCAAATGAGTGTGGAATTCTCGAAAATCCATGGGTAGCTCCACCGGAAGATGCATATGAATTAACAGTTAGCTTAGAAGATGCTCCTGACACTCCAGACGTAGTAGAAATTGGGTTTGAAAAAGGAGTGCCGGTAACATTAAATGGTGAATCATTATTACTTTCTGAAATCATTCTAAAATTAAATGAACTAGCAGGTAAACATGGTATCGGTCGTCTTGACCATGTTGAAAATAGACTTGTTGGAATTAAATCTCGTGAAGTATATGAAATCCCTGGTGCATTAACATTACTAAAAGCTCACAAGGAGCTTGAAGACTTAACACTTGTTAAGGAAGTTGCACACTTTAAACCAATTATTTCACAAAAAATTGCAGAAGTTATTTATAACGGCTTATGGTTCTCTCCACTAACAGATGCATTAAAAGCATTCTTAACAGAAACTCAAAAGTATGTAACCGGAACAGTTCGTGTAAAACTTTTCAAAGGACATGCGATTGTTGAAGGAAGAAAATCACCATATTCTTTATATGATGAAGCATTAGCTACTTATACTTCTGAAGATCAATTCGATCACGATGCAGCGGTAGGATTTATTAAATTGTTTGGTCTTCCAACAAAGGTTCAAGCAATGGAACAAGTCAAGAAGGTGACAGTGTGA
- the ytfJ gene encoding GerW family sporulation protein, with the protein MSDHPIQGLMTTAMENLKEMIDVNTIIGDPVETQDGSVILTVSKVGFGFAAGGSEFILDNGGSGSGSGSGSRGGKDSQQSKGGSQHPFGGGSGGGVSITPIAFLIVSPNGVKMLHLDENTHLYEKILDLAPQAVDKIQQMMNKKDQNKQSDQQNNQHNSNEGHKQDLNL; encoded by the coding sequence ATGTCTGATCATCCAATTCAAGGACTAATGACTACAGCTATGGAAAATTTAAAAGAAATGATTGACGTCAATACGATTATTGGCGATCCGGTTGAAACCCAGGATGGAAGTGTCATATTAACGGTTTCAAAGGTTGGATTTGGCTTTGCAGCAGGTGGTAGTGAATTTATTCTTGATAACGGAGGTTCTGGATCTGGATCCGGTTCAGGTTCCAGGGGCGGCAAGGATTCACAACAAAGTAAAGGCGGATCTCAACATCCATTTGGAGGTGGTAGTGGGGGCGGTGTCTCAATTACTCCAATTGCCTTTTTGATTGTTAGCCCAAATGGTGTAAAAATGCTCCATTTAGATGAGAATACTCATCTTTACGAAAAAATACTAGATTTAGCACCTCAGGCTGTAGATAAAATTCAACAAATGATGAATAAAAAGGATCAAAATAAACAATCAGATCAACAAAATAATCAACATAACAGCAATGAGGGACACAAACAGGATTTAAACCTTTAG
- the tpx gene encoding thiol peroxidase: protein MASITFKGNPVTLLGQEVKVGEKAPNFTVLANDLSPVTLEDSKGSVRLISVVPSLDTGVCDAQTRRFNEAAANLENVNILTVSVDLPFAQKRWCGAAGIDKVQTVSDHRDLSFGEAFGVAIQELRLLARAVFVIDSNDVVTYAEYVSEATNHPNYEAAIEAAKQAK, encoded by the coding sequence ATGGCATCAATTACGTTTAAAGGGAACCCTGTAACATTATTAGGACAAGAAGTAAAAGTAGGAGAGAAAGCACCTAATTTTACCGTTCTTGCAAATGACCTATCTCCAGTAACTTTAGAGGATTCAAAAGGAAGTGTACGCCTAATTAGCGTAGTACCATCATTAGATACAGGAGTTTGTGATGCACAAACTCGTCGATTTAACGAAGCGGCAGCAAATCTTGAAAATGTAAATATTTTAACTGTAAGTGTAGATCTGCCTTTTGCTCAAAAACGTTGGTGTGGAGCTGCAGGAATTGATAAGGTTCAAACAGTCTCTGACCACCGTGATTTATCCTTTGGAGAAGCATTTGGAGTTGCGATTCAAGAGTTACGTTTATTAGCACGTGCTGTTTTTGTTATTGATTCAAATGATGTTGTTACATATGCAGAATATGTAAGTGAAGCAACAAATCATCCAAATTATGAAGCAGCAATTGAAGCAGCTAAGCAAGCAAAATAA
- the mbcS gene encoding acyl-CoA synthetase MbcS: protein MGRGELLAPEKYNLVSEVEQYAKDALKLALKWENEEGEINEVTYKQLIANANKVGNLLLEKGLKKGDVILVMVPRLIEAYQVYLGALKAGIVVIPSSEMLRKKDLKYRINHGDVKAVVCYYPYLDQFDGLEEADKLEKFVIGAQANGWIQLDGELDHVSDQFDYADTLASDMAFLSYTSGTTGNPKGVVHTHGWAYAHLRTAAKNWLGIQEGDNVWATASPGWQKWIWSPFLSVLGSGATGIVYNGRFEPQKYLQLLEKHQVNVLCCTPTEYRIMSKVDNLDQYHLPQLHSAVSAGEPLNREVIDTFKRHFNLEVRDGYGQTENTLLIGVTKGMELKPGSMGKPTPGNRVEIIDENGQPCQVGEVGDIAVHVETPALFKEYYKDPERTAMQFRGEYYITGDKAKKDDEGYFWFEGRNDDIIISSGYTIGPFEVEDALVKHPFVKECAVVASPDEIRGNIVKAFVVLKEEVNPNDPNLIKALQEHVKELTAPYKYPRAIEFLQELPKTTSGKIRRIELRQKELAAFSAK, encoded by the coding sequence ATGGGTAGAGGAGAATTACTAGCACCGGAAAAATACAATTTAGTTAGCGAAGTAGAGCAATATGCAAAAGATGCTCTTAAGCTTGCATTGAAATGGGAAAATGAAGAAGGCGAAATAAACGAAGTTACATATAAGCAATTAATTGCGAATGCGAATAAAGTTGGCAATTTGCTATTGGAAAAGGGCTTGAAAAAGGGTGACGTTATCCTGGTAATGGTACCACGCCTAATCGAAGCCTACCAAGTATATCTTGGCGCATTAAAAGCAGGAATTGTTGTGATTCCTAGCTCTGAAATGCTGCGTAAAAAGGATTTGAAATATCGGATTAACCATGGTGATGTTAAAGCTGTTGTATGTTACTATCCGTATTTGGATCAGTTTGACGGTCTTGAGGAAGCGGACAAGCTAGAGAAGTTTGTTATAGGTGCCCAAGCGAATGGCTGGATTCAGCTTGATGGAGAGCTTGACCATGTTTCTGATCAATTTGATTATGCAGATACATTAGCAAGTGATATGGCCTTCTTATCCTATACATCTGGTACAACAGGGAATCCAAAAGGTGTTGTTCATACACATGGATGGGCATATGCACATTTACGTACTGCAGCAAAAAATTGGTTAGGAATCCAAGAAGGAGATAATGTTTGGGCAACAGCAAGCCCTGGCTGGCAAAAATGGATTTGGAGTCCGTTCTTATCCGTACTAGGGTCTGGTGCGACAGGTATTGTCTATAACGGTCGATTTGAACCACAAAAGTATCTTCAATTGCTTGAAAAGCATCAAGTCAATGTATTATGTTGTACTCCGACCGAATATCGGATTATGTCAAAGGTTGATAATCTAGATCAGTATCATCTGCCACAGCTACACAGTGCTGTTTCAGCAGGTGAGCCTCTAAATCGCGAAGTAATTGATACATTTAAACGCCACTTTAACCTTGAGGTCCGTGATGGGTACGGACAGACAGAAAACACTCTTTTAATTGGTGTAACAAAGGGTATGGAGTTAAAGCCAGGTTCGATGGGGAAACCGACACCAGGCAATCGTGTAGAGATTATTGATGAGAATGGACAGCCATGCCAAGTTGGAGAAGTTGGCGATATTGCTGTTCATGTTGAAACGCCTGCATTATTTAAAGAGTATTATAAAGATCCTGAAAGAACGGCAATGCAGTTCCGCGGTGAATATTATATTACCGGTGATAAGGCGAAGAAGGATGATGAAGGATACTTCTGGTTTGAAGGGCGTAATGATGATATCATCATTAGCTCCGGCTATACAATTGGACCATTCGAGGTTGAGGATGCACTTGTGAAACATCCATTTGTAAAAGAATGTGCAGTTGTGGCAAGTCCTGATGAAATTCGTGGAAATATTGTAAAAGCCTTTGTTGTATTAAAAGAAGAGGTTAATCCGAATGATCCAAATCTTATCAAAGCACTTCAAGAACATGTAAAAGAACTGACCGCACCTTATAAATATCCGCGTGCAATTGAATTTTTACAAGAGTTACCAAAAACTACCTCAGGGAAAATTCGTCGTATCGAATTACGTCAAAAAGAACTAGCAGCCTTTAGTGCAAAGTAA
- a CDS encoding class I SAM-dependent methyltransferase, which translates to MDKISPVEELFTVFNETALIIQEEISCTFLEALAETGENLFQGTVLQEEMSELNKKRLEKLYSQVQLSFYQKEEIRKAYQLVILKGMKDSVQANHQMTPDTVGMLMGYLVNKFVKKSSFKVLDPAVGTGNLLATVMNQIETKHVEAIGIDVDDLLIRLAFVNANLQQHPIEFFNQDSLEPLYVDPVDAVICDLPVGFYPNDVRAAQYEIKADEGHTFAHHLFIEQSVKHTKDGGYLFFMIPNGLFESEQAPKLHEFMKDKVIIQGILQLPLTMFKQQQSAKSILILQKKGAQIKAPKQVLLVNMPSLSNSKELENILAQIDNWMNENKENG; encoded by the coding sequence ATGGATAAAATCTCACCAGTTGAGGAGCTTTTTACAGTTTTTAATGAAACAGCTCTGATCATCCAAGAAGAGATATCATGTACATTTTTAGAAGCATTGGCAGAAACAGGAGAAAATCTATTTCAAGGCACCGTTCTTCAAGAAGAAATGAGTGAACTAAATAAAAAAAGGCTGGAAAAACTATACAGTCAAGTACAATTAAGTTTTTATCAAAAGGAAGAAATTAGAAAAGCATACCAATTGGTCATCTTAAAAGGCATGAAAGACAGTGTGCAGGCCAACCATCAAATGACGCCAGATACAGTAGGAATGCTGATGGGCTATTTGGTTAATAAATTCGTGAAAAAATCGTCGTTCAAGGTACTTGATCCAGCGGTAGGAACTGGAAATTTACTTGCAACCGTTATGAATCAAATTGAAACAAAGCATGTTGAAGCAATCGGAATTGATGTAGATGATTTATTAATTCGCTTAGCTTTTGTGAATGCAAATTTACAGCAGCATCCGATTGAGTTTTTTAATCAAGACAGCTTGGAACCTCTTTATGTAGATCCAGTTGATGCAGTAATTTGTGATTTGCCTGTAGGGTTTTATCCAAATGATGTACGTGCAGCTCAATACGAGATAAAAGCAGATGAAGGTCATACTTTTGCTCATCACCTGTTTATTGAACAGAGTGTTAAACATACAAAAGATGGCGGTTATTTATTTTTCATGATTCCGAATGGATTATTTGAAAGTGAACAAGCACCAAAGCTTCATGAATTTATGAAAGATAAAGTTATAATTCAAGGAATACTACAATTGCCTCTCACTATGTTTAAACAACAGCAATCAGCAAAAAGTATCCTTATCCTGCAAAAAAAAGGCGCTCAAATCAAGGCTCCAAAGCAGGTCCTTCTAGTGAATATGCCATCACTTTCAAATTCAAAAGAGCTGGAAAATATATTAGCTCAAATCGACAATTGGATGAACGAGAACAAAGAAAATGGATAA
- a CDS encoding EcsC family protein, with the protein MPLTERETKVLQNIAEWSNQLYRYQPNDFELTFDKYLDQSFSLLPEGVQTQFFSLLDSWLFHLHALIQGSQLQMDAKERILTAGRIFDPGIAKIEDLRELSIEQLQYIAEQQIARHRFYSMVQGGLTGTGGSLVLGSDIPAMAVINLRVVQLIAMTYGYEVNTPFEMMTSLKVFHGATLPSRLQGRAWEDLLDDLNEHQTYYFYEGNEEITDIIWMEQPIKQVLKAIVISLFKKKTMKGIPLVGIGIGASTNYLFTRKVTDFTHKYYQMRYLREKEGTILG; encoded by the coding sequence ATGCCACTTACTGAACGGGAAACAAAAGTATTACAAAATATTGCTGAGTGGAGTAATCAGCTTTATCGATATCAACCTAATGATTTCGAATTAACTTTTGATAAATATCTTGATCAATCATTTTCGCTCCTGCCGGAGGGTGTTCAGACACAATTTTTTTCATTACTTGATAGTTGGTTATTTCATTTACACGCACTTATTCAAGGATCCCAGCTACAAATGGATGCCAAAGAGCGCATACTAACAGCAGGTCGAATTTTCGATCCAGGTATAGCCAAGATCGAGGATTTACGCGAACTTAGCATTGAACAATTGCAATACATAGCGGAGCAGCAAATAGCAAGGCATCGTTTTTATTCAATGGTACAAGGTGGACTGACTGGAACTGGGGGTTCCCTAGTGCTCGGTTCTGATATTCCAGCAATGGCCGTGATCAATCTTCGAGTTGTTCAGTTGATTGCGATGACATATGGATATGAAGTGAATACGCCCTTTGAAATGATGACATCGCTTAAGGTCTTTCACGGTGCAACACTCCCATCAAGATTACAGGGTAGAGCGTGGGAAGATTTACTTGATGATTTAAACGAGCATCAAACTTATTATTTTTATGAGGGAAATGAAGAGATAACGGATATTATTTGGATGGAGCAGCCGATTAAACAAGTGTTAAAGGCAATCGTCATATCATTGTTTAAAAAGAAAACGATGAAAGGTATTCCTCTTGTTGGTATTGGAATTGGAGCAAGTACAAACTATCTTTTCACTAGAAAGGTAACGGATTTTACCCATAAATACTACCAAATGAGATACTTAAGGGAAAAAGAGGGGACAATTTTAGGATGA
- a CDS encoding RDD family protein: protein MNHDEFQSDHLYQVRQAIPIRFAGFWMRFWAYLLDLVVIGSIERIVIKPLFRFLDISLYEQNMFAPIAICSAIIFYGYFVFMTKGFGQTLGKMVFGLKVVTLDGTPLSWGTILFREWIGRFISVTVLIGYVIVAFLPKKQGIHDLFVDTTVIHKT, encoded by the coding sequence ATGAATCATGATGAATTTCAATCAGATCACCTGTATCAAGTTCGCCAGGCTATTCCGATTCGATTTGCTGGGTTTTGGATGAGGTTTTGGGCCTATTTACTTGATCTCGTCGTAATTGGTAGCATTGAAAGAATAGTAATCAAGCCACTCTTTCGGTTTTTAGATATTTCTTTGTATGAACAAAATATGTTTGCACCCATTGCGATTTGCTCAGCTATTATTTTTTATGGGTATTTTGTTTTCATGACAAAAGGATTTGGGCAAACATTAGGAAAAATGGTATTCGGTCTTAAAGTAGTTACATTAGATGGTACACCGTTGTCATGGGGAACAATTTTATTTCGGGAATGGATTGGGCGCTTTATTTCTGTTACTGTCCTGATTGGATATGTCATCGTCGCGTTTCTTCCGAAAAAACAAGGCATACATGATCTTTTTGTTGATACAACTGTCATTCACAAAACGTGA
- the sppA gene encoding signal peptide peptidase SppA: MNGKRWAALGIAAGLFVFSIVINTLSSFAFTDVESGFSDFFAAEDQPFMEEVIEEGDEFNKIAILSINGTIQDTGDVSSFFESPTYNHRSFMEKLKYAKDDDTVQGIILQVNSPGGGVMESAEIHDMLVEIQKDTKKPIYVSMGSMAASGGYYISTPADKIFASKETLTGSLGVIMQGMNYAGLAEKYGVDFVTIKSGPYKDIMSPTREMTEEERNILQEMVDNSYEGFVKVISEGRGIPIEKVKQISDGRVYDGQQAKELNLIDDFGYLDDCIKSMKKAENLKDAQVVEYTESFGIESFLNMGANKLMGKDLENAGLIKLLSQPNSPRLMYLYAE, translated from the coding sequence ATGAATGGAAAACGGTGGGCGGCATTAGGAATTGCAGCAGGTTTATTTGTTTTTTCAATCGTCATAAATACGTTGAGTTCGTTTGCGTTTACAGATGTTGAATCAGGTTTTTCTGATTTTTTTGCAGCGGAAGATCAGCCATTTATGGAGGAAGTAATCGAAGAGGGCGATGAATTTAACAAAATTGCCATTTTATCGATTAATGGCACGATTCAGGACACAGGAGATGTTAGTTCTTTTTTTGAAAGTCCTACATATAATCATCGTTCGTTCATGGAAAAACTTAAATATGCTAAGGATGATGATACAGTACAAGGGATTATCCTTCAGGTGAATTCCCCTGGAGGCGGTGTAATGGAAAGTGCAGAAATCCATGATATGCTTGTGGAAATTCAAAAGGATACAAAAAAGCCGATTTATGTATCGATGGGATCGATGGCTGCCTCTGGAGGATATTATATTTCAACACCTGCTGATAAAATTTTTGCTAGTAAAGAAACATTGACTGGTTCCCTTGGTGTTATTATGCAGGGGATGAATTATGCCGGATTAGCAGAAAAATATGGTGTTGATTTCGTTACGATTAAAAGCGGTCCTTATAAGGATATTATGAGCCCTACAAGGGAAATGACTGAGGAAGAACGGAACATACTGCAAGAAATGGTTGATAATTCGTATGAGGGCTTTGTAAAAGTTATCTCAGAAGGAAGAGGAATTCCGATTGAAAAAGTAAAACAAATTTCAGATGGGCGCGTATATGATGGTCAACAAGCGAAGGAACTTAATTTAATTGATGATTTTGGTTATTTGGACGATTGTATTAAGAGCATGAAAAAGGCAGAAAACTTAAAGGATGCTCAAGTCGTAGAATATACAGAAAGCTTTGGGATTGAGTCTTTTTTAAACATGGGTGCCAATAAGCTAATGGGGAAAGATTTAGAAAATGCTGGATTAATTAAACTTTTATCTCAACCTAATTCGCCCCGACTGATGTATTTATATGCAGAATAA